A region of Paucidesulfovibrio longus DSM 6739 DNA encodes the following proteins:
- a CDS encoding DMT family transporter: MNTKPEGLLGAYLSLAGAMLIVGTSAVVGKVLVAEMPVALSQELRFASALPFLLWLVHRREGGLPRLSRRTWLVAGLQALGGVVVFNACLLSGLKLTSAGHAGILTSVTPASMAVAAWLLFGERIRGRAGLGVLLAVAGVLALTLGEGAQRGLSDPLSFRLLLGDLLVLGAVAGETLFLLQRKSVREPVSPLAFSAVMNLYGVLFFLPLAAGQAASFDFSAVSLRGWLAVGWSGAALSVAAYLLWFRGVVRVSGGVAGVFTGLMPLTAVTLSWLLLGESVTLAQLAGCGLVLAAIWCISRG; the protein is encoded by the coding sequence TATCTGAGCCTTGCCGGGGCCATGCTCATCGTGGGCACGTCCGCCGTGGTGGGCAAGGTGCTCGTGGCCGAGATGCCCGTCGCCCTTTCCCAGGAGCTTCGCTTCGCGTCGGCCCTGCCGTTTCTGCTGTGGCTTGTTCATCGGCGCGAGGGCGGCCTGCCCCGCCTGAGCAGGCGCACCTGGCTCGTGGCGGGTCTCCAGGCCCTGGGAGGAGTGGTCGTTTTCAACGCCTGCCTGCTTTCCGGCCTCAAGCTGACCAGCGCGGGCCACGCAGGCATTCTCACCAGCGTCACGCCCGCGAGCATGGCCGTGGCCGCGTGGCTCCTCTTCGGCGAGCGCATTCGCGGGCGGGCGGGGCTCGGCGTGCTGCTCGCCGTGGCCGGGGTTCTGGCCCTGACCCTGGGCGAGGGAGCGCAGCGCGGATTGAGCGACCCGCTCTCGTTCAGGCTGCTGCTCGGCGATCTGCTCGTGCTCGGCGCCGTGGCCGGGGAAACGCTCTTCCTGCTCCAGCGCAAGTCCGTGCGCGAGCCTGTCAGCCCGTTGGCCTTCAGCGCGGTCATGAACCTCTACGGGGTGCTCTTCTTCCTGCCCCTTGCCGCCGGGCAGGCCGCGAGCTTCGACTTCAGCGCCGTTTCGCTGCGCGGCTGGCTGGCCGTGGGCTGGTCCGGCGCGGCCTTGTCCGTGGCGGCCTATCTGCTCTGGTTTCGGGGAGTGGTGCGGGTTTCCGGCGGGGTGGCGGGCGTGTTCACGGGATTGATGCCCCTGACTGCGGTGACGCTGTCCTGGCTTTTGCTCGGCGAGTCCGTGACCCTGGCGCAACTGGCCGGGTGCGGACTGGTGCTCGCGGCCATCTGGTGCATCAGCCGCGGATGA
- a CDS encoding TIGR00341 family protein: MSLRLVEIIVDNAGKDRIISELDKLKSEEFLSWCTDCENDDKPLRARMLLEAEAAAEVVDRLEKKFSGEKGFRIIIYPVQATIPRLEEPEEEKDESSGGKNSGKNSGEGERKEGVIREELRSNVLEGAQLTFLYALLAALSSIVASIGLLRDAPAVVIGAMVIAPLLGPNVGLSLATVLGDVPLARASLKTLGAGILLVVLPALGLGAILGANPQGVELAARTSVGLSDVALALAAGVAGILSLSQGASTALVGVMVALALVPPLSACGLFLGSGLDAPAGQAGLLALTNVVCLNLAGVVTFALRGVRPLRSSEQKTAKWAILRALAFWAVLLLAVSGVILLNARP; encoded by the coding sequence ATGAGCCTGCGGCTGGTGGAAATCATCGTGGACAACGCGGGAAAGGACCGGATCATCTCGGAACTGGACAAGCTGAAAAGCGAGGAGTTCCTGAGCTGGTGCACGGACTGCGAGAACGACGACAAGCCGCTGCGCGCCCGCATGCTCCTGGAAGCCGAAGCCGCCGCCGAGGTGGTGGACCGGCTGGAAAAGAAGTTTTCCGGGGAAAAAGGCTTCCGGATCATCATTTATCCCGTGCAGGCCACCATTCCCCGACTGGAAGAGCCGGAAGAAGAGAAAGACGAATCATCCGGCGGCAAGAACAGCGGCAAGAACAGCGGCGAAGGCGAACGCAAGGAAGGCGTCATCCGCGAGGAGCTGCGCTCCAACGTGCTGGAAGGCGCTCAGCTCACGTTTCTTTACGCGCTCCTGGCCGCGCTCTCGTCCATCGTGGCCTCCATCGGCCTGCTGCGCGACGCTCCGGCCGTGGTCATCGGCGCCATGGTAATCGCCCCGCTGCTCGGACCGAACGTGGGCCTGTCTCTCGCCACGGTGCTCGGAGACGTGCCCCTGGCCCGCGCCTCGCTGAAGACGCTCGGCGCGGGAATACTCCTGGTCGTGCTTCCGGCCCTGGGCCTGGGCGCGATTTTGGGCGCGAACCCGCAAGGCGTGGAGCTGGCCGCCCGCACGAGCGTGGGACTCTCGGACGTGGCCCTGGCCCTGGCCGCGGGCGTGGCCGGAATCCTCTCCCTGAGCCAGGGGGCGTCCACGGCGCTGGTGGGGGTCATGGTGGCCCTGGCCCTGGTGCCGCCCCTGTCGGCCTGCGGCCTGTTTCTGGGCTCAGGGCTGGACGCCCCTGCCGGACAGGCCGGGCTGCTGGCCCTGACGAACGTGGTCTGCCTGAATCTGGCCGGGGTCGTGACCTTTGCGCTGCGCGGAGTGCGGCCCTTGCGTTCATCCGAACAGAAAACCGCCAAGTGGGCGATCCTGCGCGCGCTGGCCTTCTGGGCCGTGCTGCTTCTGGCGGTCAGCGGGGTCATCCTCCTGAACGCGCGCCCCTGA
- a CDS encoding phosphotransferase produces MLDPLEFFGLRTARRRHELSVPGSPERCVSRSVLEDTSGRLWLLERLAARQTPRREAIAAVLQALQDRFPAQDRAMIPAFRKSSQGGRSAEIAGMRWQLSPYVLSDELPRPDYLGEAARGASLAGFMLAFQDASRALPPTLLNDLAAAQRGLPELSAYAADLLATTHLRSPDTHAVLERLFPRLETAMTQCRALPMRLQHGDLHPLNVLWQGRDAVAVIDWEFLGLKPEVYDLANLLGCLGFEHPDGLTGPLALRLTETLRNAGYLAPGAWELLPECTALLRLAWLSEWLRKKERDLVDMELEYMKLLLDRADGLRRAWTG; encoded by the coding sequence ATGCTCGATCCCCTCGAATTCTTCGGCTTGCGCACGGCTCGCCGCCGCCACGAGCTTTCCGTGCCGGGCAGCCCGGAACGCTGCGTTTCCCGCTCGGTCCTGGAAGACACCTCCGGCCGCCTCTGGCTGCTGGAGCGGCTCGCGGCCCGGCAGACGCCCCGCCGAGAAGCCATTGCCGCCGTGCTCCAGGCCCTGCAAGACCGCTTTCCCGCCCAGGACAGGGCCATGATCCCGGCTTTCCGGAAATCGTCCCAGGGCGGCCGCAGCGCGGAAATCGCAGGCATGCGCTGGCAGCTTTCCCCCTATGTCCTTTCCGACGAACTGCCCCGGCCCGACTATCTGGGCGAGGCCGCGCGCGGCGCGTCCCTGGCGGGGTTCATGCTCGCGTTCCAGGACGCTTCGCGCGCCCTGCCCCCGACCCTTCTGAACGACCTTGCAGCGGCCCAGCGCGGTCTGCCGGAACTGTCCGCGTACGCGGCCGACCTGCTCGCCACGACGCACCTGCGCTCGCCCGATACGCACGCGGTCCTGGAGCGGCTCTTCCCCCGGCTGGAAACGGCCATGACGCAGTGCCGCGCCCTGCCCATGCGGCTCCAGCACGGCGATCTGCACCCGTTGAACGTGCTCTGGCAGGGTCGGGACGCGGTCGCGGTCATCGATTGGGAATTCCTGGGCCTGAAGCCAGAAGTCTATGATCTTGCCAACCTGCTCGGCTGCCTGGGCTTCGAACATCCCGACGGGCTGACCGGCCCGCTGGCGCTGCGCTTGACGGAAACCTTGCGGAACGCGGGATACCTCGCCCCGGGCGCATGGGAGCTGCTCCCGGAATGCACGGCCCTGCTGCGCCTGGCCTGGCTTTCGGAGTGGCTGCGCAAAAAGGAGCGCGACCTCGTGGACATGGAGCTGGAATACATGAAACTGCTATTGGACCGCGCGGACGGACTTCGCCGCGCCTGGACCGGGTAA
- the dsrP gene encoding sulfate reduction electron transfer complex DsrMKJOP subunit DsrP: MLERALKGGPKYWGWILFLLVVIAAGGAVWAWQLTVGLQLTDMSRDVSWGFYIAQLTYLVGVAASGVMIVLPYYFHHYKKYKHLVIFGEFLAIAACLMCMLFVVVDLGQPQRMLNIIFHPTPNSILFWDMIVLNGYLFINLIVGWTCLGTDLRNQPHPKWVKSVAYLSIVWAFSIHTVTAFLYQGLPGRHFWLTAVLAARFLASAFCAGPAILLLLLYVVKKTTQFEPGWDATKNIARTITYAMCVNIFLFLLEVFTAFYSNIPGHMHTIEFLFVGLDGNTTLVPWMWTFVAGSVISLAILIPPKLRENKTLLPIALLILVIATWIDKGLGLMIGGFTPNMFEGVTSYWPSWQEIAISMMVFAIGGLVITVLFKVATSVKQELEVSQQGEVPGPVDDAEAEVAEAH; encoded by the coding sequence ATGTTAGAGAGAGCTTTGAAAGGTGGCCCCAAATACTGGGGCTGGATCCTCTTCCTCCTGGTCGTCATCGCTGCCGGCGGGGCCGTCTGGGCCTGGCAGCTGACCGTCGGTCTGCAGCTGACCGACATGAGCCGCGACGTGTCCTGGGGCTTTTACATCGCCCAGCTGACCTACCTGGTCGGCGTGGCCGCCTCCGGCGTCATGATCGTGCTGCCCTACTACTTCCACCACTACAAAAAATACAAGCACTTGGTGATCTTCGGTGAGTTCCTCGCCATCGCCGCGTGCCTGATGTGCATGCTCTTCGTCGTGGTCGACCTCGGCCAGCCCCAGCGCATGCTGAACATCATCTTCCATCCGACGCCGAACTCGATCCTGTTCTGGGACATGATCGTGCTCAACGGCTACCTGTTCATCAACCTGATCGTGGGCTGGACCTGCCTGGGCACCGACCTGCGCAACCAGCCGCACCCCAAGTGGGTCAAGAGCGTGGCCTACCTGTCCATCGTCTGGGCCTTCTCGATCCATACGGTCACGGCGTTCCTGTACCAGGGCCTTCCCGGCCGCCACTTCTGGCTCACCGCCGTGCTGGCCGCCCGCTTCCTGGCCAGCGCGTTCTGCGCCGGACCGGCCATCCTGCTGCTCCTGCTCTACGTCGTGAAGAAGACCACCCAGTTCGAGCCGGGCTGGGATGCCACCAAGAACATCGCCCGGACCATCACCTACGCCATGTGCGTGAACATCTTCCTCTTCCTGCTGGAAGTGTTCACCGCGTTCTACTCCAACATCCCCGGCCACATGCACACGATCGAATTCCTGTTCGTGGGCCTGGACGGCAACACCACCCTGGTGCCCTGGATGTGGACCTTCGTGGCCGGTTCGGTGATCTCCCTGGCCATTCTGATTCCGCCCAAGCTGCGGGAAAACAAGACCCTGCTGCCCATCGCCCTGCTCATCCTCGTGATCGCCACCTGGATCGACAAGGGCCTGGGACTCATGATCGGCGGCTTCACCCCGAACATGTTCGAGGGCGTGACCTCCTACTGGCCGAGCTGGCAGGAGATCGCCATCTCCATGATGGTCTTCGCCATCGGCGGACTGGTCATCACCGTCCTGTTCAAGGTCGCCACGAGCGTGAAGCAGGAACTGGAAGTATCCCAGCAGGGCGAAGTGCCCGGCCCGGTGGACGACGCCGAGGCCGAGGTCGCGGAAGCCCACTAA